In Pseudomonas sp. MYb327, one DNA window encodes the following:
- a CDS encoding aldehyde dehydrogenase family protein — MPTPFTDIKKFYIDGQWVSPSEGYETICNPATEEIIGQAPLGGKPEVDLAIAAARNAFDNGPWPAMQMPERIEAIKRFRASIISRQDLIKQLLIEEVGAVHMLMNSAQFNGAIEAIDYAIALAQKIEPEPIAIESKPNPFDPSAPDLLGAGVTLFEPYGVVVGITPYNYPFLLNIVKAVPALLTGNTVVIKPSQFTPFSGLLLAEIIIEAQLPNGVLSVVTGGPEVGAMLTEDPRVDLISFTGSDTVGSVILRQSASTLKKVHLELGGKSAMIVRHDADVVKAASLAAFSISLHAGQGCALLTRFLVHNSIRPAFAETMKAVLAQLKIGDPQDPNVIVGPLIRESARAKTEYYVQLGLESGATLIAGGKRPAHIDKGFFYEPTVFDNVDNASRLAQEEVFGPIGVIIGFDTDEQAIHIANDSKFGLSGAVMSSDRSAAFRIAQKLRSGGVAINGGTGDLYVKAPFGGYKHSGIGREFGPHWLKEYLLEKAITYPIG, encoded by the coding sequence ATGCCGACGCCCTTCACCGACATAAAAAAATTTTACATCGACGGCCAATGGGTTTCCCCTTCCGAGGGCTATGAAACCATTTGCAATCCAGCGACCGAGGAAATCATTGGCCAAGCCCCTCTAGGCGGCAAACCGGAAGTCGATCTTGCCATTGCGGCTGCCCGCAACGCTTTCGATAACGGCCCCTGGCCTGCCATGCAGATGCCCGAGCGCATTGAGGCCATAAAGCGTTTTCGTGCGTCCATTATCAGCCGTCAGGACCTGATCAAGCAGCTGCTGATCGAAGAAGTCGGGGCCGTGCACATGCTGATGAACAGTGCCCAGTTCAACGGTGCTATCGAAGCCATCGACTACGCGATCGCGCTGGCGCAAAAGATCGAACCTGAACCGATCGCGATAGAGTCAAAGCCCAACCCTTTCGACCCTTCAGCACCTGACTTGCTGGGGGCCGGCGTCACTCTGTTCGAACCTTACGGCGTAGTAGTGGGTATCACCCCGTATAATTACCCTTTTCTGCTCAACATCGTAAAAGCCGTACCGGCGTTGCTCACAGGGAACACGGTGGTGATCAAACCCTCGCAATTCACGCCTTTCTCCGGCTTGCTGCTGGCCGAAATCATCATCGAAGCGCAACTACCCAACGGCGTACTGAGTGTTGTTACCGGCGGCCCCGAAGTCGGGGCGATGCTGACCGAAGATCCGCGCGTTGACCTCATCAGCTTTACCGGCTCCGATACCGTCGGCTCGGTCATTTTGCGTCAGTCGGCCAGCACCCTGAAGAAGGTTCACCTGGAACTGGGCGGTAAATCGGCAATGATCGTCAGACATGACGCCGATGTGGTCAAAGCCGCGAGCCTGGCAGCCTTCAGTATTTCGCTACACGCCGGCCAGGGTTGCGCCCTGCTCACCCGCTTTCTGGTGCACAACTCCATTCGACCGGCATTCGCCGAGACCATGAAAGCGGTTCTAGCCCAGTTGAAGATCGGCGATCCACAAGATCCCAACGTGATCGTCGGTCCACTGATTCGCGAAAGTGCCCGCGCCAAGACCGAATACTATGTACAACTGGGGTTGGAGAGCGGCGCAACCCTGATCGCCGGTGGCAAGCGACCAGCCCATATTGATAAAGGCTTTTTCTACGAGCCGACCGTTTTTGACAACGTGGACAATGCATCTCGACTGGCGCAAGAGGAAGTCTTCGGGCCAATCGGCGTGATCATCGGTTTCGACACCGATGAACAGGCGATACACATAGCTAACGATTCAAAATTTGGTCTCAGTGGTGCCGTGATGTCATCTGATCGCTCTGCTGCGTTTCGCATTGCGCAAAAACTAAGATCAGGCGGAGTTGCCATCAACGGTGGTACCGGAGACCTTTACGTCAAGGCCCCCTTTGGTGGCTACAAACACTCGGGTATCGGACGGGAATTCGGCCCGCACTGGCTCAAAGAGTATCTGCTGGAAAAGGCCATTACCTATCCGATCGGTTAA
- the panC gene encoding pantoate--beta-alanine ligase, translating to MVIVETVIALRKIVARARSENKKIALVATMGNLHEGHIALIDVAKQHADFVVATIFVNPLQFGPSEDLEKYPRTPEADQSKLKDAGCDLLFLPDVAEMYPEGFEAQPIVSVPRVSDGLCGAARPGHFNGMATIVSKMFNVVQPDIAVFGEKDYQQLAVIRAMVRNLNIPIAILGAPTVRASDGLALSSRNGYLNEQERAAAPILYRCLKDVALSLQRGSPDIEQLLDEQCKRITSSGFQLEYLEIRNAHDLSLTSETSGHLVILVAARLGKTRLIDNVVVNVSEL from the coding sequence ATGGTTATTGTGGAAACGGTTATAGCGCTTCGCAAAATTGTGGCCCGCGCACGGAGCGAAAACAAAAAAATCGCGCTCGTCGCTACGATGGGCAACTTGCATGAGGGCCACATCGCACTGATAGATGTAGCTAAACAACATGCCGATTTCGTAGTGGCGACTATCTTTGTGAATCCTCTTCAATTCGGGCCTTCAGAGGATTTGGAAAAGTATCCTCGGACGCCAGAGGCCGACCAGTCCAAGTTAAAGGACGCTGGCTGTGATTTGCTGTTTTTACCCGATGTGGCTGAGATGTACCCCGAGGGGTTTGAGGCCCAACCAATTGTCAGCGTTCCGAGAGTATCAGACGGTCTTTGTGGTGCAGCTCGGCCGGGACATTTCAATGGAATGGCGACGATCGTCAGTAAAATGTTCAACGTCGTCCAGCCAGACATAGCCGTCTTTGGAGAAAAGGATTATCAGCAGTTGGCTGTGATCCGTGCGATGGTTAGAAATTTGAACATCCCGATCGCAATTTTGGGTGCGCCTACCGTCCGGGCCTCTGATGGATTGGCGCTTTCGTCCCGTAATGGATACCTCAATGAGCAGGAGCGTGCCGCTGCTCCGATCCTTTATCGATGCCTCAAGGACGTTGCCCTGTCTTTACAGCGCGGAAGTCCGGACATTGAACAACTGCTGGATGAGCAATGTAAGCGCATAACCTCCTCTGGGTTTCAGTTGGAGTATCTGGAAATAAGGAACGCGCATGATTTGAGCCTTACGTCGGAAACGTCCGGCCATCTGGTAATTCTCGTCGCGGCGCGTCTAGGGAAGACTCGGCTTATTGATAATGTTGTGGTCAACGTAAGTGAGTTGTAA
- a CDS encoding GMC family oxidoreductase N-terminal domain-containing protein yields MNEQYDYIIVGAGSAGCVLANRLSSRHSVSVLLIESGPDDTNALIAMPRGIGKLLTPGNPHVWDYKVSRAPQQAEDIWLKGRAIGGSSSINGMVYVRGAPEDYDAWEAAGCTGWGWDNMGRHFVELEDHALGAAPERGIGGPLKISVQSSGDPLCEAVLTAGVQAGTPRVDDINLANTAGPGGLGYQTQNIWHGQRYSAAKAFLDPVRNRPNLDVLTLTDVLWINFEDRRATSVTVRDSRGERAIDAGKEIIVCAGAIQSPKLLQLSGIGPAALLESHGIAVVKDAPQVGRNLREHFFLAMQYRVKSHSLNHRFFGLGLLRSVWQYYTGRKGPLTHSAHEIGGFVKTRPELDRPDAQIGISLYSLTYGEDEVVPEKQPGLTLGGYFMRPQSQGEVSIRSANPDVPPYICANYLQSATDRAAAISMYRWIRQLASQPALAPYLVGATTPSADAQSEEEILEAFKQWGGTAFHVSGTCRMGSDTESVLDPSLKVRGVSGLRVVDTSIMPALISGNTNAPAMAIALRAAEIIAAELANPQTATSGHLTGVAN; encoded by the coding sequence ATGAATGAGCAATACGACTACATCATAGTGGGAGCCGGCTCCGCAGGCTGCGTCTTGGCGAATCGCCTCTCGTCCCGGCACTCCGTGTCCGTACTGCTGATTGAAAGCGGCCCGGATGACACCAACGCATTGATTGCCATGCCCCGCGGCATAGGCAAATTGCTGACTCCGGGTAACCCGCATGTCTGGGATTACAAGGTTTCGCGAGCCCCCCAACAAGCTGAAGACATCTGGCTCAAAGGTCGCGCCATCGGTGGATCGAGCTCCATCAATGGCATGGTCTATGTGCGTGGTGCACCCGAAGACTATGACGCGTGGGAAGCCGCCGGTTGCACCGGTTGGGGCTGGGACAACATGGGACGGCATTTCGTCGAGCTCGAGGACCATGCACTGGGGGCCGCACCAGAGCGAGGTATCGGAGGGCCGCTCAAGATTTCAGTTCAATCTTCAGGCGACCCACTGTGCGAAGCCGTGCTGACTGCGGGCGTGCAAGCGGGAACACCTCGAGTGGATGATATCAACCTGGCCAACACCGCCGGGCCTGGCGGGCTGGGTTACCAAACCCAGAACATCTGGCATGGCCAGCGCTACAGTGCCGCGAAAGCCTTTCTTGATCCAGTGCGCAACCGCCCGAACCTGGACGTCCTGACACTGACCGATGTCCTGTGGATCAACTTTGAAGACAGGCGTGCAACCAGTGTGACTGTGCGTGACAGCCGGGGTGAACGCGCGATAGACGCGGGTAAGGAGATCATCGTCTGCGCCGGTGCCATTCAGTCGCCCAAATTGCTGCAGCTCTCCGGCATAGGGCCTGCCGCGCTGCTCGAGTCCCATGGCATTGCCGTGGTCAAGGATGCTCCCCAAGTGGGTCGTAACTTGCGCGAGCACTTCTTCCTTGCCATGCAGTACCGCGTGAAAAGCCACAGCCTGAATCATCGTTTTTTCGGCTTGGGCCTGCTGCGCTCCGTGTGGCAGTACTACACCGGCAGAAAAGGTCCGCTCACCCATAGCGCACATGAAATTGGCGGTTTCGTCAAAACCCGCCCCGAGCTCGACCGTCCCGACGCACAAATCGGTATTAGCCTGTACTCGCTGACTTACGGAGAAGATGAAGTCGTACCCGAAAAGCAACCCGGACTGACCTTGGGCGGCTATTTCATGCGCCCGCAAAGCCAGGGTGAGGTGTCGATTCGCTCTGCCAACCCCGATGTGCCGCCCTACATCTGCGCCAACTATCTGCAATCGGCAACCGATCGTGCGGCCGCCATTTCCATGTACCGCTGGATCCGCCAGCTTGCCTCACAACCGGCCTTGGCCCCCTATCTCGTCGGCGCGACTACACCGAGTGCCGATGCCCAAAGCGAGGAAGAAATCCTGGAAGCCTTCAAACAGTGGGGAGGCACCGCCTTCCACGTGTCCGGCACCTGCCGCATGGGCAGCGATACCGAATCAGTATTGGACCCAAGCCTGAAGGTTCGTGGGGTATCGGGGCTCAGGGTGGTGGACACATCGATCATGCCAGCATTGATCTCAGGCAATACCAACGCCCCTGCCATGGCTATCGCTTTGCGCGCCGCCGAAATCATCGCCGCGGAACTGGCCAATCCGCAAACCGCGACATCGGGGCACCTTACCGGGGTCGCAAACTGA
- a CDS encoding phosphoadenylyl-sulfate reductase, with translation MSPTFDVVELATTYAKKSAQDILKLAFAEFGDDLWISFSGAEDVVLVDMAWKLNKNVKVFSLDTGRLHPETYRFIDQVREHYKIDIELVSPDYTRLEPFVKEKGLFSFYKDGHGECCGIRKIEPLRRKLSGVKAWATGQRRDQSPGTRSAVAVMEIDTAFSTPERTLYKFNPLAQMTSEEIWGYIRMLELPYNSLHERGFISIGCEPCTRPVLPNQHEREGRWWWEEATQKECGLHAGNIISKSKA, from the coding sequence ATGAGCCCAACGTTCGACGTCGTGGAACTCGCCACGACCTATGCCAAAAAATCCGCCCAAGACATTCTCAAACTCGCCTTTGCCGAGTTCGGCGATGACCTGTGGATCTCTTTCAGCGGCGCCGAGGATGTGGTGCTGGTGGACATGGCCTGGAAGCTGAACAAGAACGTAAAAGTGTTCAGCCTAGACACCGGCCGTTTGCATCCCGAGACCTACCGCTTCATCGATCAGGTGCGCGAGCACTACAAGATCGATATCGAACTGGTGTCGCCGGACTACACCAGGCTCGAACCATTCGTGAAGGAAAAAGGCCTGTTCAGCTTCTATAAGGACGGTCACGGCGAATGCTGCGGCATCCGCAAGATCGAACCACTGCGCCGCAAACTCTCAGGTGTAAAAGCCTGGGCCACCGGCCAGCGCCGCGACCAGAGTCCGGGCACTCGCAGCGCCGTCGCGGTGATGGAAATCGACACCGCGTTTTCGACCCCGGAACGCACCCTTTACAAATTCAACCCGCTGGCACAAATGACCAGCGAAGAGATTTGGGGCTACATCCGTATGCTGGAGCTGCCGTACAACAGCCTGCATGAGCGCGGCTTTATCAGCATCGGCTGCGAACCGTGCACCCGCCCGGTCCTGCCGAACCAGCACGAGCGTGAAGGTCGCTGGTGGTGGGAAGAAGCCACGCAGAAAGAATGCGGGCTGCATGCGGGGAATATCATCAGCAAGTCCAAAGCCTGA
- a CDS encoding LysR family transcriptional regulator, translated as METFSSIECFVRSAEVGSFAEAARRLSLTPAAVGKSVAKLEARLGVRLFQRSTRSLALTEAGQLFLGEVSASLHTIQNAVANLASAEGRPAGTLKVSMGTVFGRLYVVPLLGEFLRRYPAISPDWHFDNRQVDLIGQGFDAAIGGGFDLPQGVVARKLTPAHRVLVASADYLATRGAIAEPDDLKLHDGILIRSPQTGRVRSWQLTSRTQQHSPLTLKARMTMSDSDAACATAEQGLGIALVSMPFAVDYLEAGTLQRVLPDWYVDDGNISIYYAEHKLLPGKTRAFVDFIIGQFAEQGLGQRFSAV; from the coding sequence ATGGAGACCTTCAGCAGTATCGAATGCTTTGTGCGCAGTGCCGAGGTCGGCAGTTTTGCTGAAGCAGCGCGGCGCTTGAGCCTGACCCCGGCGGCGGTGGGTAAAAGCGTGGCCAAACTCGAAGCACGTTTGGGTGTACGGCTGTTCCAGCGCAGCACCCGCAGCCTGGCGCTCACGGAGGCCGGTCAGCTGTTTCTTGGTGAAGTCAGTGCCAGTTTGCACACCATCCAGAATGCCGTGGCCAACCTCGCCAGCGCCGAAGGACGTCCGGCGGGAACGTTGAAGGTCAGCATGGGCACGGTATTCGGGCGTTTGTATGTGGTGCCGTTGCTCGGCGAGTTTTTGCGGCGATATCCGGCGATCAGTCCGGACTGGCATTTCGATAATCGTCAGGTCGATCTGATCGGCCAGGGATTCGATGCGGCGATTGGTGGCGGATTCGACCTGCCTCAAGGCGTGGTGGCCCGCAAGCTGACGCCGGCGCATCGGGTGCTCGTAGCCTCCGCCGATTATCTGGCCACGCGCGGCGCCATCGCCGAGCCTGACGATCTCAAGCTTCACGATGGAATCCTGATCCGTTCACCGCAGACCGGTCGCGTGCGTTCCTGGCAGTTGACCAGTCGCACTCAGCAACACAGTCCGTTAACGCTGAAGGCGCGAATGACCATGAGCGATTCCGACGCGGCTTGTGCTACGGCGGAGCAGGGCTTGGGCATCGCTTTGGTGAGCATGCCGTTCGCGGTGGATTACCTGGAGGCGGGGACGTTGCAGCGGGTGTTGCCGGACTGGTATGTCGACGATGGCAATATTTCTATCTATTACGCTGAACACAAACTGTTGCCGGGCAAGACCCGGGCGTTTGTGGATTTTATTATTGGGCAGTTTGCGGAGCAGGGATTGGGGCAGCGGTTCAGTGCGGTTTGA
- a CDS encoding rubredoxin has translation MKKWQCFFCGFTYDENLGLPEEGILPGTFWHDIPETWVCPECGAAKQDFAMIEAS, from the coding sequence ATGAAGAAATGGCAGTGCTTCTTCTGTGGCTTTACCTACGACGAAAACCTGGGCTTACCTGAGGAAGGCATCTTGCCCGGGACGTTCTGGCACGACATCCCCGAGACGTGGGTCTGCCCGGAGTGCGGAGCGGCCAAGCAAGATTTCGCGATGATCGAAGCAAGCTGA
- a CDS encoding enoyl-CoA hydratase-related protein, which translates to MTEEVIYQHLNGGIALITLNRPNKRNAINVSASQTLARLVEETEANPDIRVVVLTGTGPLAFCAGADLDDIAAGIGEQIAVNQSGMCGLIHAERRKPWIAAVRGAALGGGTELALACDLIIAGNNANFTLPEVKRGLIAGAGGIYRLIRRIAPAVAMELLLTGNRLEAERAKALGLINQSVDDELVLEAALQLARQIAANAPLAVQETLMVARQALALGESQLRLDVEAAGLRLQASEDVQIGVRAFHEKRTPEWKGR; encoded by the coding sequence ATGACCGAAGAAGTCATCTATCAGCACCTGAATGGCGGTATTGCGCTGATCACACTCAATCGTCCGAATAAGCGCAATGCTATCAACGTCAGCGCTTCACAAACCCTCGCCCGCTTGGTCGAAGAGACTGAAGCCAACCCTGACATCCGCGTCGTGGTCCTGACAGGTACCGGGCCTCTGGCGTTTTGCGCAGGTGCCGACCTCGACGACATCGCCGCCGGTATCGGCGAACAGATCGCCGTCAACCAATCCGGCATGTGTGGCCTGATTCATGCCGAGCGACGCAAACCCTGGATTGCTGCCGTTCGTGGCGCGGCACTTGGCGGTGGTACTGAGCTGGCGCTGGCCTGTGACCTGATCATTGCGGGCAACAATGCCAACTTCACCTTGCCCGAGGTCAAGCGCGGGTTGATCGCCGGCGCTGGCGGTATCTATCGACTGATCCGGCGCATTGCACCGGCCGTTGCGATGGAGTTGCTATTGACCGGCAATCGACTTGAAGCCGAACGCGCAAAAGCACTCGGCCTGATCAACCAGTCAGTGGACGATGAACTCGTGCTGGAGGCTGCCCTTCAACTGGCACGGCAAATCGCTGCCAATGCACCACTGGCCGTTCAGGAGACTCTGATGGTAGCGCGCCAGGCACTGGCACTCGGAGAGTCGCAATTACGCCTTGATGTCGAAGCCGCGGGTTTGAGGTTACAGGCATCTGAGGATGTGCAGATTGGCGTGCGTGCATTTCATGAAAAACGTACGCCCGAATGGAAAGGCAGATAG